In Dryobates pubescens isolate bDryPub1 chromosome 8, bDryPub1.pri, whole genome shotgun sequence, a genomic segment contains:
- the EGFL6 gene encoding epidermal growth factor-like protein 6 — translation MVAAPKGALLALLLAVLLAAGLAAASSSRAHGQLVSVSQPGVCRYGSRLDCCYGWKKNKGHCEAVCGHGCKYGECVGPNKCKCFPGFTGKSCNQDLNECGLKPRPCEHRCMNTHGSYKCYCLNGYMLMPDGTCASSRTCAMVNCQYGCEEAKGQVRCLCPSGGLQLGPDGRTCIDIDECSSGKGVCSYNRRCINTFGSYYCKCQPGYELKDVNGHYDCVDVNECVTNTHRCNPHADCLNTKGSFKCKCKQGYQGSGFNCAVIPEKSVKEIARISGTSKDTIKKLLAHKNSVKKDETIKNVIPEASETLPSKTHLQLLDYGDGMGLGESYSEEEKETEEEAEESDEESDEEEKEDFENQTDHEQSLRGDVFVPRLKEAAAFGPFLEKKKVPVSRPEQEVDCSFSRGVCDWKQDADDDFDWNPADRDGGDGYYMAVPGFVGHKEDMGRLKLLLTELRPKTSYCLIFTYRLAGERVGKLRVFLTNKKHAPVWEQDKGKDERWRTGKIEIFQGAETTNSITFESERGKGKTGEIGVDNVILISGHCPEDDS, via the exons ATGGTGGCGGCGCCTAAGGGCGCCCTGCTTGCTCTCCTTCTTGCCGTCCTCCTCGCCGCCGGGCTGGCAGCCGCGAGCAG CTCAAGAGCTCATGGGCAGCTGGTGAGTGTGAGCCAGCCTGGGGTGTGTCGCTATGGTTCTAGATTGGATTGCTGTTATGGCTGGAAAAAGAACAAGGGCCACTGTGAAG CTGTCTGTGGGCATGGCTGCAAGTATGGCGAGTGCGTGGGACCAAACAAATGCAAATGTTTCCCTGGATTTACAGGGAAAAGCTGTAATCAAG ATCTGAATGAATGTGGACTGAAACCACGACCCTGTGAACACAGATGTATGAATACACATGGCAGCTACAAGTGCTATTGTCTCAACGGGTACATGCTCATGCCAGATGGCACATGTGCAA GTTCTAGGACATGTGCCATGGTCAATTGCCAGTATGGATGTGAAGAAGCCAAAGGACAGGTGCGGTGTCTTTGTCCATCAGGTGGCCTTCAGCTGGGACCAGACGGAAGGACATGCATTG ACATTGATGAATGTTCTTCTGGCAAAGGTGTCTGCTCTTACAACCGCAGATGCATCAACACATTTGGAAGCTACTACTGCAAGTGCCAGCCTGGTTATGAACTGAAAGATGTCAATGGCCATTATGACTGTGTAG ATGTAAATGAATGTGTGACAAATACACACAGGTGTAATCCCCATGCAGACTGCCTCAATACCAAAGGATCCTTCAAGTGCAAATGTAAACAAGGCTACCAAGGAAGTGGATTCAATTGTGCTG TTATCCCTGAAAAGTCAGTGAAGGAAATTGCAAGGATCTCTGGAACATCTAAGGACACAATTAAGAAACTTCTTGCACACAAAAACAGCGTGAAAAAAGATGAAACAATCAAGAATGTGATTCCAGAAGCATCTGAGACATTGCCTTCTAAGACCCACTTACAGTTATTGGACTATGGAGATGGTATGGGTCTTGGTGAAAGCTAcagtgaggaagagaaagaaactgaagaagaggcagaagagTCAGATGAAGAGTCagatgaagaggagaaggaagatttTGAGAATCAAACTGACCATGAGCAAAGCCTTAGAGGAGATGTCTTTG TACCCAGGCTGAAAGAAGCAGCTGCATTTGGCCCtttcctggaaaagaaaaaagttccaGTGTCGAGACCAGAGCAAGAAG ttGACTGCAGTTTCAGTCGAGGGGTCTGTGACTGGAAACAAGATGCTGATGATGACTTTGACTGGAATCCTGCTGATCGAGATGGAG GTGATGGGTACTACATGGCAGTCCCAGGTTTTGTGGGGCACAAGGAGGATATGGGACGTCTAAAACTGCTCCTCACTGAACTCAGACCCAAGACCAGCTACTGCTTGATTTTTACGTACCGGCTTGCTGGTGAGAGAGTGGGGAAGCTTCGGGTGTTCCTGACAAACAAAAAACATGCTCCTGTCTGGGAGCAGGACAAAGGAAAAGATGAAAGGTGGAGAACTGGAAAAATAGAGATATTTCAGGGGGCTGAAACAACCAACAGT ATCACTTTTGAATCAGAACGTGGGAAGGGAAAAACTGGAGAAATTGGAGTGGACAATGTTATACTAATTTCTGGTCACTGTCCAGAGGATGACTCATAA
- the TCEANC gene encoding transcription elongation factor A N-terminal and central domain-containing protein encodes MSDQKIIVHRAHCVEKLLSENNFQDIAGHLKELEDVDMTIECLQGTEVAKAVYRVLKSCPSAELKRKAKQLLSRWKALYKNNCVQPTQVKKSVSVHVKEEVEHLSMVPGEQSLSEGPHQQEPLDATSCKTLVPLQTVQNVDLRNDTEGSMKQLSSSEEQHIDKEDSKPLGNEAGLQEDPMTALRCKCTDLLYKALTGSAKDEGENDKCLELAKEIEEHSFVLHARSERKYKNCIRSKISNLKNPKSCHLKHNLISGTLSPKAFAEMTVMEMASDELKQLRALYTESSVQEHQLPQVINGTQTNQIQCRRCEKRDCTVTTIARGALFLPGWVRSTNPDEQMLTYAICNKCGEQWYHSRWICL; translated from the coding sequence ATGTCTGACCAGAAAATTATTGTACACAGAGCCCATTGTGTTGAAAAACTGCTGTCTGAGAACAATTTCCAAGATATTGCGGGTCATCTTAAAGAACTTGAAGATGTCGATATGACTATCGAGTGTCTTCAGGGGACAGAAGTTGCCAAGGCTGTGTACAGAGTACTCAAGAGTTGcccttcagcagagctgaaaaggaaagcaaagcagttaCTATCAAGGTGGAAAGCACTTTACAAGAATAATTGTGTTCAGCCAACACAAGTTAAGAAGTCTGTTTCTGTGCATGTGAAAGAGGAAGTGGAACATCTCAGTATGGTCCCCGGAGAGCAGTCACTGTCTGAAGGACCACATCAGCAGGAGCCATTAGATGCTACAAGTTGTAAAACATTGGTCCCATTGCAGACTGTTCAAAATGTTGACTTACGTAATGACACAGAAGGCAGCATGAAACAGCTTTCCTCTTCTGAGGAACAGCACATTGATAAGGAGGATTCTAAACCTCTTGGTAATGAAGCAGGCTTGCAGGAGGATCCAATGACAGCTCTGAGGTGTAAATGTACAGATCTTCTTTATAAAGCTTTGACTGGTTCTGCCAAAGATGAAGGAGAAAATGATAAATGTCTGGAGCTAGCAAAAGAAATTGAAGAACACAGTTTTGTTCTTCATGCCAGAAGTGAAAGAAAGTATAAAAATTGCATCAGGAGCAAAATTTCTAACCTGAAGAACCCTAAAAGCTGCCACTTAAAGCACAACCTGATTTCAGGGACACTGAGCCCAAAGGCTTTTGCTGAGATGACAGTGATGGAAATGGCCAGCGATGAACTGAAACAGCTCAGGGCTCTGTACACAGAATCATCTGTTCAGGAGCATCAGCTTCCACAAGTTATTAATGGCACACAGACAAACCAAATACAATGCAGGCGCTGTGAGAAACGTGACTGCACCGTCACGACGATCGCCAGAGGAGCGCTCTTCCTGCCGGGCTGGGTGCGAAGCACAAATCCAGATGAACAAATGTTGACTTATGCTATTTGTAATAAGTGTGGGGAACAGTGGTATCACAGCAGATGGATTTGTTTGTAA